A DNA window from Microcystis aeruginosa NIES-843 contains the following coding sequences:
- a CDS encoding Rpn family recombination-promoting nuclease/putative transposase: MKTDSIFYRMFLDFPDSFFELIAQPDAIVSNYRFTSQEVKQLAFRLDGLFLPLDHLENSPFYLVEVQFQKDEDLYYRLFSELFLYLRQYKPLSPWQIVVIYPSREIEREHPQQFEDLLSLARIKRIYLDELANDETPSLAIALIKLVTESESQAVNSAKILIKQAQREVSDRLVQKNVIDLIETIIIYKLPQKSREEIEAMLELQDLKQTRFYQEAFGDGIEQGIEQGIEQGIEQGIEQGIERGINLQKLKTIPLLQDLGLTPQQISERLDLTLETVLNYLAQQQQ; this comes from the coding sequence ATGAAAACTGACAGCATATTCTATCGAATGTTTCTCGATTTTCCCGATTCGTTCTTTGAATTAATCGCTCAACCCGATGCTATCGTGAGCAATTATCGATTTACTTCCCAAGAAGTTAAACAACTAGCTTTTCGATTGGATGGTTTATTTTTGCCGCTCGATCATCTAGAAAATTCGCCCTTTTATCTGGTAGAAGTGCAGTTTCAAAAGGATGAAGACCTATATTATCGATTATTTTCGGAACTTTTCTTATATCTTAGACAGTATAAACCTTTGTCACCGTGGCAGATAGTTGTTATTTATCCTAGCCGAGAAATTGAACGAGAACATCCCCAGCAATTTGAAGACTTGTTATCCTTGGCCAGGATTAAAAGAATCTATCTGGATGAATTGGCAAATGACGAGACTCCTTCTTTAGCGATCGCCCTGATCAAATTGGTCACGGAAAGTGAGAGTCAAGCTGTTAATTCTGCTAAGATTTTAATTAAACAGGCTCAAAGAGAAGTGAGCGATCGCTTAGTGCAGAAAAATGTCATTGATTTAATCGAAACGATCATCATTTATAAGTTACCCCAAAAAAGTCGAGAGGAAATTGAAGCTATGTTGGAACTACAAGACCTAAAACAAACTCGTTTCTATCAAGAAGCTTTTGGAGATGGAATTGAACAGGGAATTGAACAGGGAATTGAACAGGGAATTGAACAGGGAATTGAACAGGGAATTGAACGGGGAATAAACTTGCAAAAATTGAAAACAATTCCTCTACTGCAAGACCTCGGTTTAACCCCGCAACAAATCTCGGAACGCTTAGACTTGACTCTGGAAACAGTGCTTAACTATTTGGCACAACAGCAACAATGA
- a CDS encoding SDR family oxidoreductase: protein MKVLVVGATGTLGRQIVRHAIDQGHQVRCLVRSQRKGAFLKEWGAELVGGTLRDKSTIIAALEGMDAVIDAATARATDSASIKQVDWDGKVNLIQAAKTAGVDRFIFFSILNAEKYPNVPLMEIKRCTEKFIAESGLKYTILRPCGFMQGLIGQYAIPMLDNQTVWITGESTAIAYMDTQDIAKFAVRALEVPETVGQSYPVVGSKAWKAEEIIEVCERLSGKEGKIWRLPMGLLRFMRGISRCFQWTYNISDRLAFAEVLASGQALDAPMAEVYQVFGLDPSQTTTLESYLQEYFSRILKKLKEIDFEKQKAQKKKKTPFKKKA, encoded by the coding sequence ATGAAAGTATTAGTTGTCGGTGCGACGGGAACCCTAGGGCGACAGATCGTGCGTCATGCCATCGATCAGGGACATCAAGTGCGTTGTTTGGTACGCAGTCAGAGAAAAGGGGCTTTTTTGAAGGAATGGGGCGCGGAATTAGTCGGGGGAACCCTACGGGATAAGAGTACCATTATTGCCGCTTTAGAGGGAATGGATGCGGTGATCGATGCCGCTACTGCCCGGGCGACGGACTCGGCCAGCATTAAACAGGTGGATTGGGATGGTAAAGTTAATCTGATTCAAGCGGCCAAAACCGCCGGGGTAGATCGCTTTATTTTCTTTTCGATTCTCAATGCCGAAAAATATCCCAACGTGCCTTTGATGGAGATAAAACGCTGTACCGAGAAATTTATAGCAGAATCGGGTTTAAAATATACAATTCTGCGTCCCTGTGGCTTTATGCAGGGGTTAATCGGTCAATACGCCATCCCGATGTTAGATAATCAAACGGTCTGGATCACGGGGGAAAGTACGGCGATCGCCTACATGGACACCCAAGATATCGCTAAATTCGCCGTTCGCGCCCTAGAAGTCCCCGAAACCGTCGGTCAATCCTATCCTGTGGTGGGCAGCAAAGCTTGGAAAGCTGAAGAAATTATCGAAGTTTGCGAACGCTTATCGGGTAAAGAGGGGAAAATTTGGCGTTTACCCATGGGATTACTGCGTTTTATGCGGGGAATAAGCCGTTGTTTCCAATGGACTTATAATATATCCGACCGACTAGCTTTTGCGGAAGTTCTCGCTAGTGGTCAAGCTCTTGATGCCCCCATGGCAGAAGTTTATCAAGTATTTGGCCTTGATCCGAGTCAAACAACTACTTTAGAATCCTATTTACAAGAATACTTTAGCCGCATTCTCAAGAAGCTCAAGGAAATCGACTTCGAGAAACAAAAAGCTCAGAAGAAGAAGAAAACTCCTTTCAAAAAGAAAGCGTGA
- the hemF gene encoding oxygen-dependent coproporphyrinogen oxidase, with amino-acid sequence MTAFTTTPTLANLPASDSRSRVSEFMKSLQDEICQGLEEVDGQAKFIEDSWQRPEGGGGRSRVLREGAIFEQAGVNFSEVWGKELPPSIAKQRPEAAGHQFYATGTSMVLHPHNPYIPTVHLNYRYFEAGPVWWFGGGADLTPYYAFEEDASHFHRTFKQVCDQHHPEYYPVFKRWCDEYFYLNHRQEARGIGGIFFDYQDGLDPLYRGPFAESDAAIYSEKLSPQQPRNWEEIFSFINDCGRAFLPAYVPIVQKRRSTEYGDRERQFQLYRRGRYVEFNLVYDRGTIFGLQTNGRTESILMSLPPLVRWEYCYQPAPNTPEAKLYDVFLKPQDWVNWQG; translated from the coding sequence ATGACTGCATTCACCACAACCCCCACCCTTGCCAATTTGCCCGCCAGTGACAGCCGTAGCCGCGTCAGTGAATTTATGAAATCCCTACAGGATGAAATTTGTCAGGGATTAGAAGAAGTGGATGGACAAGCAAAATTTATCGAAGATAGTTGGCAACGGCCCGAAGGTGGCGGCGGACGTTCGCGAGTTTTGCGGGAAGGGGCAATTTTTGAACAAGCAGGGGTGAATTTTTCGGAAGTTTGGGGGAAAGAATTACCTCCTAGCATTGCCAAACAACGGCCCGAGGCTGCCGGTCATCAATTTTATGCCACGGGAACCTCGATGGTCTTGCATCCTCACAATCCTTATATTCCCACGGTTCACCTCAATTATCGCTATTTTGAAGCAGGTCCGGTTTGGTGGTTTGGCGGTGGCGCTGATTTAACTCCCTACTATGCTTTTGAAGAAGATGCTAGTCATTTTCACCGCACTTTTAAACAGGTTTGCGACCAACATCATCCCGAATATTATCCCGTTTTTAAACGCTGGTGTGATGAATATTTTTATCTCAATCATCGTCAGGAAGCCAGAGGCATCGGCGGGATTTTCTTTGATTACCAAGACGGTTTAGACCCTCTCTATCGTGGTCCTTTTGCCGAAAGTGATGCCGCTATCTATTCAGAAAAATTATCTCCCCAACAACCCCGCAACTGGGAAGAAATTTTTAGTTTCATTAATGACTGTGGCCGGGCTTTTCTACCCGCTTACGTTCCCATTGTCCAGAAACGGCGCTCGACGGAATACGGTGACAGAGAACGTCAGTTTCAACTCTATCGTCGCGGTCGTTATGTAGAATTTAATTTAGTTTATGATCGTGGCACAATTTTTGGGCTGCAAACTAACGGTCGTACCGAGTCGATTTTGATGTCTTTACCTCCTTTAGTTCGTTGGGAATACTGTTATCAACCTGCACCAAACACCCCAGAAGCAAAACTCTATGATGTCTTCCTAAAACCACAAGATTGGGTTAATTGGCAAGGTTAA
- the coaD gene encoding pantetheine-phosphate adenylyltransferase, producing the protein MIAIYPGSFDPVTLGHLDIIERSVPLFERVIVAVLCNPHKNPLFTVEKRIEQISYCTKHLKNVEIDSFSGLTVEYARLKGAKVLLRGLRVLSDFEKELQMAHTNKTLWEGIETVFLATTKEYSFLSSSVVKEIAQFGGSVTHLVPENVSRDIYSYYS; encoded by the coding sequence CGGTCATTTAGATATTATCGAACGCAGTGTGCCACTATTCGAGCGAGTAATCGTGGCAGTTCTTTGCAATCCCCATAAAAACCCCTTATTTACCGTCGAAAAACGCATAGAACAGATCAGTTACTGTACAAAACACCTGAAAAACGTTGAGATAGACAGTTTTTCAGGATTGACGGTTGAATATGCCAGATTGAAAGGCGCTAAGGTGCTGTTGCGGGGGTTGCGGGTCCTCTCAGACTTTGAAAAAGAACTGCAAATGGCACATACCAATAAAACCCTCTGGGAAGGGATCGAAACGGTTTTTTTAGCCACCACCAAAGAATATAGTTTTTTAAGTAGTAGCGTGGTTAAAGAAATCGCTCAATTCGGTGGCTCCGTCACCCATCTAGTCCCAGAAAACGTTTCTAGAGATATTTACTCATACTACAGTTAA
- the folP gene encoding dihydropteroate synthase, which translates to MSSLTAIREHIFAWGKRTYIMGVLNVTPDSFSDGGEFDNVENALLQAMKMIEAGADIIDIGGQSSRPGAEEISLEAELSRVIPVITAIRQQSSIPISLDTTRAIVAAQGIAAGADLINDISGGTFDRLLLPTVAKLAVPIILMHLRGNPQTMQSITHYDDLVKEIKEFLQNRVKEALQWGIARENIIIDPGIGFAKTGTQNLELLRELGQFRDLDLPILIGLSRKRFIGEITGKDDPKERVFGTAAACALAIAKGADILRVHDVAAIVDVSKVVDAIERS; encoded by the coding sequence ATGTCTAGTTTAACGGCAATTCGTGAACATATTTTTGCTTGGGGAAAACGCACCTATATCATGGGTGTTTTAAACGTTACTCCCGATAGTTTTAGTGATGGGGGAGAATTTGACAATGTTGAAAATGCCCTGCTACAGGCGATGAAAATGATCGAGGCCGGGGCTGATATAATCGATATCGGTGGTCAATCCAGCCGTCCGGGAGCCGAAGAAATTAGCCTAGAAGCAGAATTATCGCGAGTTATCCCCGTAATCACCGCTATTCGACAACAAAGTTCTATTCCTATCTCTCTCGATACTACCCGGGCGATCGTGGCAGCCCAAGGTATCGCCGCCGGGGCCGATTTGATCAATGATATTTCTGGGGGAACCTTCGATCGCCTATTATTGCCCACGGTGGCTAAATTGGCCGTTCCCATCATCCTCATGCACCTGCGGGGCAATCCGCAAACGATGCAATCCATAACACATTATGATGATTTAGTCAAGGAAATTAAAGAATTTTTACAGAATCGCGTTAAGGAAGCTTTACAGTGGGGCATTGCTAGGGAAAATATTATCATCGATCCGGGGATTGGTTTCGCCAAAACTGGGACACAAAATCTTGAGTTATTGCGAGAATTAGGGCAATTTCGGGATTTAGATTTACCTATTTTAATTGGATTGTCGAGAAAACGCTTTATCGGCGAGATTACAGGCAAAGATGACCCAAAAGAACGAGTTTTCGGAACGGCGGCGGCCTGTGCTTTAGCGATCGCTAAGGGGGCCGATATCCTGCGCGTCCATGATGTGGCTGCGATCGTAGATGTGAGTAAAGTGGTGGACGCAATCGAGCGAAGTTGA
- a CDS encoding S66 peptidase family protein, translating into MIIPSFLQPGAKVSLVATSGAVKELAALEKGVEIWRSRGYQVEFSENWSNRLGYLAGSDEQRRQALAQAWQDPDCQAILCARGGYGSARLLENWTWAKTNPKWLIGFSDVTGILWSLAKQGICSVHGAVLTTLAQESPQSIDRLFSLLEGRPLAPLIGQGWGGGKVRGRLLPANLTVATHLLGTSVQPTLEGVILALEDVTEAPYRIDRMLTQWRMLGIFSRIKGIALGRFSRCLAASGSDSQTVEEVLKERLGDLGIAVIAELPFGHDGDNAALPVGTMVELDGDRGILEFFYPQ; encoded by the coding sequence ATGATCATCCCATCATTTCTGCAACCCGGTGCTAAAGTTTCTCTGGTGGCCACCAGTGGAGCCGTCAAGGAATTAGCCGCCCTAGAAAAAGGCGTAGAAATCTGGCGATCGAGGGGTTATCAAGTGGAATTTAGCGAGAATTGGTCGAATCGTCTCGGTTATCTCGCTGGTAGCGACGAGCAACGTCGTCAAGCTTTAGCCCAAGCATGGCAAGATCCCGATTGTCAAGCAATTCTCTGCGCTAGGGGGGGTTACGGTAGCGCTCGCCTCTTAGAAAATTGGACATGGGCAAAAACTAACCCGAAATGGTTAATCGGTTTTTCCGACGTGACGGGGATTTTATGGAGTTTAGCGAAACAGGGCATTTGTAGCGTTCACGGGGCAGTTTTAACCACCTTAGCCCAAGAAAGTCCCCAATCAATCGATCGCCTCTTTTCTCTTCTAGAAGGTCGTCCTTTAGCCCCTCTTATCGGTCAAGGTTGGGGTGGGGGCAAAGTGCGGGGACGCTTATTACCAGCTAATTTAACCGTAGCCACCCATCTCCTCGGAACCTCGGTTCAACCCACCCTAGAGGGGGTAATTTTAGCCCTAGAGGACGTAACCGAGGCCCCCTACCGGATCGATCGAATGTTAACTCAGTGGCGAATGCTGGGCATTTTCTCCCGAATTAAAGGCATTGCTCTCGGTCGTTTTAGCCGTTGTCTGGCGGCCTCCGGTAGTGATAGTCAAACCGTAGAGGAAGTGTTAAAAGAGCGTTTGGGCGATTTGGGTATTGCGGTTATTGCTGAGTTACCTTTCGGTCATGATGGCGATAATGCCGCTTTACCGGTGGGAACAATGGTAGAACTGGACGGGGATCGGGGAATCTTAGAATTTTTCTATCCCCAATGA
- a CDS encoding ion transporter translates to MLPFRTKIAFYLEDVTTAIGLTVNLLILALILLSLGIYVAQTYPLSATWQMWLRQLDWGILSLFSLEYLIRFWCAESKLGFVFNIFSILDLLSILPLFFGFFDIRFFRIFRWFRILRVIRFFGSDLSIFRIKTSDQIVFTRILLTLFSIIFVYAGLIYQIEHPINPQVYRTFFDAFYFAVVTMTTVGFGDVTPLSDGGKMVTVLMILTGVLLIPLQISTLTKQLLKSGTQIDYPCPDCGLPRHDIDANFCKNCGAKLLKKPD, encoded by the coding sequence ATGCTCCCTTTTCGCACCAAAATAGCTTTTTATTTAGAGGATGTCACCACGGCGATCGGACTGACGGTAAATCTGCTTATCTTGGCATTAATTTTACTATCTTTGGGGATTTATGTGGCTCAAACCTATCCCTTATCCGCCACTTGGCAAATGTGGTTACGTCAGCTTGATTGGGGAATTTTAAGCTTATTTTCCCTAGAGTATTTAATTCGGTTTTGGTGTGCGGAATCAAAACTAGGCTTTGTTTTTAATATTTTTTCCATTCTAGATTTATTGTCAATTCTGCCCCTATTTTTTGGTTTTTTTGATATTAGGTTCTTTAGAATTTTTCGCTGGTTTAGAATTTTGCGAGTGATTCGTTTTTTTGGTTCCGATCTCTCTATTTTTCGGATTAAAACTTCCGATCAGATAGTATTTACTCGCATATTACTAACTCTATTCTCGATTATTTTTGTCTATGCTGGTTTAATTTATCAGATCGAACACCCGATTAATCCTCAAGTCTATCGGACATTTTTTGATGCTTTTTACTTCGCCGTTGTGACTATGACTACCGTGGGATTTGGGGATGTAACTCCCCTTTCTGATGGGGGCAAAATGGTGACAGTTTTAATGATTTTAACGGGAGTTTTGTTAATTCCCTTGCAAATTAGCACTCTGACTAAACAACTATTAAAATCTGGCACTCAAATTGATTATCCTTGTCCAGATTGTGGTTTACCCCGTCACGATATAGATGCCAATTTTTGTAAAAACTGTGGGGCAAAACTCTTAAAAAAACCTGATTGA
- a CDS encoding cupin domain-containing protein, with the protein MNSQLTSDHCMLPVIRSPRDYQVFRISAGDTNRLAIVFDSTVAGDSLTVCVEIFDPHGRTPTHRHHFAVEMFFILKGEGMAICDGKPIPLGPGDSLLVRPTGIHEIRNVGDGRLYALCFMVPNEDFSELIRNGIPEELDAEDLEVLMGTIKE; encoded by the coding sequence ATGAATAGCCAACTAACTAGCGATCATTGTATGTTACCCGTGATTCGATCTCCCCGGGATTATCAAGTTTTTCGCATTAGTGCTGGGGATACGAATCGTTTAGCGATCGTCTTCGATTCTACCGTAGCGGGGGATTCCTTGACCGTTTGTGTGGAAATTTTCGATCCCCACGGTCGCACCCCTACCCATCGTCATCATTTTGCCGTAGAAATGTTTTTTATCCTCAAAGGGGAAGGAATGGCTATCTGTGATGGTAAACCGATTCCCCTGGGGCCGGGGGATAGTTTATTAGTCCGTCCCACGGGTATTCACGAGATTAGAAATGTGGGGGACGGAAGACTTTATGCACTATGTTTTATGGTTCCTAATGAGGATTTTTCGGAATTAATTCGCAATGGTATCCCAGAGGAGTTAGACGCAGAAGATTTAGAGGTGTTGATGGGAACTATTAAAGAATAA
- a CDS encoding NAD(+) kinase codes for MPKIGIIYNDIKPIACKTAHQIQDQLLSRGWQVFMATGSGGLLGHSKPSRPVCFTPIDQLVPPHFDQDLSFAIVLGGDGTVLSAARQLATLNLPLLTVNTGHMGFLTEIYLNQLEPALELVLEGNYTIENRSMITVRLFREDTLLWEALSLNEVVVHREPLTSMCHFEIQIGEHAPVDIAADGVILSTPTGSTAYALSAGGPVITPDVPVLQLAPICPHSLASRSLVFSDKETVNIFPATANRMVMVVDGNGGSYILPEDRINVQKSPYNVHFIRLQSTEFFRILREKLGWGLPHIAKPTSVELP; via the coding sequence ATGCCCAAAATCGGCATTATTTACAACGATATTAAGCCTATCGCTTGTAAAACAGCCCATCAGATACAAGATCAGCTACTTTCCCGAGGTTGGCAGGTGTTTATGGCTACCGGCAGCGGTGGCCTGCTAGGCCATTCTAAACCCTCTCGTCCGGTTTGTTTTACCCCGATCGATCAGTTAGTCCCCCCCCACTTCGATCAGGATTTAAGTTTTGCGATCGTGTTGGGGGGCGATGGTACAGTCCTATCGGCGGCCCGGCAGTTGGCCACCCTCAATTTGCCCCTGTTAACGGTCAATACGGGACACATGGGCTTTTTGACCGAAATTTACCTAAATCAGCTTGAACCCGCCTTAGAACTGGTTCTAGAGGGGAATTACACCATCGAAAATCGCTCGATGATCACAGTGCGACTATTTCGCGAAGATACCCTCCTCTGGGAGGCACTTTCTCTCAATGAGGTGGTCGTCCACCGCGAACCCCTCACCAGTATGTGTCATTTTGAGATTCAAATTGGTGAACACGCGCCCGTCGATATCGCTGCCGATGGGGTGATTCTCTCCACTCCTACCGGTTCTACTGCCTATGCTCTCAGCGCCGGTGGCCCGGTAATAACTCCCGATGTGCCGGTATTACAATTAGCTCCCATTTGTCCCCATTCTTTAGCTTCTAGGTCCTTGGTATTTTCTGACAAGGAAACTGTGAATATTTTCCCAGCAACTGCTAATCGGATGGTGATGGTAGTGGACGGTAATGGCGGTTCTTATATCTTGCCAGAAGATCGAATTAATGTGCAGAAATCCCCCTACAATGTTCATTTTATTCGCCTGCAATCGACGGAATTCTTCCGCATCCTCCGGGAAAAATTAGGTTGGGGTTTACCTCATATTGCTAAACCAACTTCGGTGGAATTACCTTAA